The Gimibacter soli genome includes a region encoding these proteins:
- a CDS encoding metal-dependent hydrolase family protein yields MKKLMKLAAVALMAGASTAAMAETTVIHAGELLAVPGKASLKAQTLVIEDGKVKAVVDGYQDAASFGADAKYLDLKDRFVMPGMMDMHVHLQGELGGDRYRNQVLLSKEDVGMQSIMYAQRTLDAGFTTVRDCGSDTDQMFAFRDAVEKGWVMGPRIIAAGHVGITGGHVDVDGMNHELLDLYTNKEELCDGADDCTRATRHAIKYGADLIKIASTGGVLSDIATGTGQQMTDDEIKAVVEAAHAMGRKVASHAHAAAGINAALRAGVDSIEHGSYADDETFKLFKKTGAYLVPTLLAGQTVVDLANNTDVLSPAQEEKALAVGEAMKANIGKAVKAGVKIAYGTDSGVSHHGDNAREAVLMVEAGMTPMQVLESATVAAADLIGKSDSLGTLEPGKAADIIATSASPLGDIKELLDVDFVMKGGKVVKQK; encoded by the coding sequence ATGAAAAAATTGATGAAACTGGCCGCCGTCGCCCTGATGGCCGGCGCTTCGACCGCCGCCATGGCGGAAACCACCGTGATCCACGCCGGCGAGCTTCTGGCGGTGCCCGGCAAGGCGTCCCTGAAGGCGCAGACGCTGGTGATCGAGGACGGCAAGGTGAAAGCCGTGGTTGACGGCTATCAGGATGCCGCCAGCTTCGGTGCCGACGCCAAATATCTGGACCTGAAGGACCGGTTCGTGATGCCGGGCATGATGGACATGCATGTCCACCTGCAGGGCGAACTGGGCGGCGATCGCTACCGCAATCAGGTACTGCTGTCGAAAGAAGACGTCGGCATGCAGTCGATCATGTATGCCCAGCGTACGCTTGACGCCGGCTTCACCACGGTGCGGGATTGCGGTTCGGATACCGACCAGATGTTTGCCTTCCGCGATGCCGTGGAAAAAGGCTGGGTCATGGGGCCGCGCATCATCGCGGCTGGCCATGTGGGTATCACCGGCGGTCATGTTGACGTGGATGGCATGAACCACGAACTGCTGGACCTGTATACCAACAAGGAAGAGCTTTGCGACGGCGCCGACGATTGCACCCGCGCCACCCGCCACGCCATCAAATATGGCGCTGATCTTATCAAGATCGCGTCCACCGGCGGCGTGCTTTCGGATATCGCCACCGGCACCGGCCAGCAGATGACGGACGACGAGATCAAGGCGGTGGTTGAAGCCGCCCACGCCATGGGCCGCAAGGTGGCAAGCCATGCCCACGCGGCGGCGGGCATCAATGCTGCCCTCCGCGCCGGGGTCGACAGCATCGAGCATGGCTCCTATGCTGACGATGAAACCTTCAAGCTCTTCAAGAAAACCGGCGCCTATCTGGTGCCGACCCTTCTGGCGGGCCAGACGGTTGTGGACCTTGCCAACAACACCGATGTCCTCTCCCCCGCACAGGAAGAGAAGGCACTGGCAGTGGGCGAGGCCATGAAGGCCAATATCGGCAAGGCCGTGAAGGCCGGCGTGAAAATCGCTTACGGCACCGATAGCGGCGTTTCGCACCACGGCGACAACGCGCGCGAAGCCGTGCTGATGGTGGAAGCCGGGATGACCCCGATGCAGGTGCTGGAATCGGCAACGGTGGCGGCGGCAGACCTGATCGGCAAATCCGACAGCCTCGGCACGCTGGAGCCCGGCAAGGCCGCTGATATCATCGCCACTTCGGCCAGCCCGCTTGGCGACATCAAGGAACTTCTGGATGTCGACTTCGTCATGAAGGGTGGCAAGGTCGTGAAGCAGAAATAA
- a CDS encoding ArsR/SmtB family transcription factor — protein MSQAADQASPDVFAAVADPTRRGIVELLALSDRTAGELAAAFPALSRPAVAKHISILQRAGLVETHSVGRQRVNRLKPMGLSDVITWTETLNRYWDSRLDTLKALAEEEARHAGHRTQDQD, from the coding sequence ATGTCACAAGCCGCCGATCAAGCCAGCCCCGATGTCTTCGCCGCCGTTGCCGACCCGACGCGGCGGGGGATTGTCGAACTGCTGGCGCTGAGCGACCGGACGGCGGGAGAACTGGCAGCTGCCTTCCCGGCCCTGTCACGACCAGCCGTTGCCAAGCATATCTCCATCCTGCAGCGCGCGGGACTGGTGGAAACCCATAGCGTGGGGCGCCAGCGCGTCAACCGCCTGAAGCCCATGGGCCTCAGCGATGTGATCACCTGGACCGAAACGCTGAACCGCTATTGGGACAGCCGTCTCGATACACTGAAAGCACTCGCAGAAGAGGAAGCACGACATGCAGGACATCGTACGCAAGATCAGGATTGA
- a CDS encoding SRPBCC family protein, with translation MQDIVRKIRIEAPVEIVWRYLVDAEKLQRWLMRLEGEIAPGRSFQLIYDGPTPDGTTCFVHPCTVTEMTPPTRLAMTWTYSGLQNVDTLVSFDLKADGDATELTLTHAGWDKVPEAVRAAQHADYDGGWAEGLEDLVRQVAADRRKN, from the coding sequence ATGCAGGACATCGTACGCAAGATCAGGATTGAAGCCCCGGTCGAGATCGTCTGGCGCTATCTGGTGGATGCTGAAAAGCTGCAGCGCTGGCTGATGCGGCTTGAGGGCGAAATCGCGCCGGGCAGATCGTTCCAACTCATCTATGACGGTCCGACGCCGGATGGCACGACCTGCTTCGTCCATCCTTGCACGGTCACGGAAATGACGCCGCCCACGCGCCTCGCCATGACCTGGACCTACAGCGGCCTTCAGAATGTCGACACCCTTGTCAGTTTCGATCTGAAGGCCGACGGCGACGCCACCGAACTGACCCTCACCCATGCCGGGTGGGACAAGGTGCCCGAAGCCGTCCGCGCCGCACAGCATGCCGATTACGACGGCGGCTGGGCCGAAGGGCTTGAGGATCTGGTACGGCAAGTGGCCGCCGACCGCCGGAAAAACTGA
- a CDS encoding SRPBCC family protein, whose protein sequence is MQDITRKLWIDAPIETVWSYLADPVKLGRWLMRVDGPLKAGERFRFVYDATKIQCGDGEVACHVREMTPPRRFVFNWTFTEIAGVDTLVAIDLASVNGGTDLTLTHSGWGAVAEAVRAEQVESHSDGWAEHLAIMEELITGKSVVGWEDRMLAALKAG, encoded by the coding sequence ATGCAGGATATTACACGCAAACTCTGGATCGATGCCCCCATCGAGACCGTCTGGTCATACCTCGCCGACCCCGTGAAGCTGGGGCGCTGGCTGATGCGGGTCGATGGCCCGCTGAAGGCGGGGGAACGCTTCCGCTTCGTCTATGACGCGACAAAAATCCAGTGCGGGGACGGGGAAGTCGCCTGTCACGTCAGGGAGATGACGCCGCCCCGCCGGTTCGTCTTCAACTGGACCTTCACCGAGATCGCAGGCGTCGATACCCTGGTGGCAATCGATCTGGCGTCCGTCAACGGCGGCACCGATCTCACGCTCACCCATTCAGGCTGGGGCGCGGTGGCCGAGGCCGTGCGGGCAGAGCAGGTCGAGAGCCACAGCGACGGCTGGGCGGAGCATCTGGCGATCATGGAAGAACTGATCACCGGCAAGTCCGTGGTCGGCTGGGAAGACAGGATGCTGGCCGCACTGAAGGCAGGCTGA
- the ychF gene encoding redox-regulated ATPase YchF — MGFKCGIVGLPNVGKSTLFNALTSTAAAAAANYPFCTIEPNVGQVPVPDERLYKLAAIAGSKEIIPTQLSFVDIAGLVRGASKGEGLGNQFLANIREVDAIVHVLRCFEDDDITHVDGRVDPVADAETIETELMLADLESLEGRINGLTRKVKGGDKEAIVTMAMIEKAIKVLEAGEPARKVEPANEDEVRALEMLQLLTTKPILYVCNVEEDAASTGNEFSEKVKAMADAQGAACVVISAAVESEIAQLDDEAEKAEFLETLGLGQTGLARVIRAGHDLLHLITYFTVGPKEARAWTIEKGTKAPQAAGVIHTDFEKGFIRAETIAYDDYIALNGETGAKDAGKMRLEGKEYVVKDGDVLHFRFAN, encoded by the coding sequence ATGGGTTTCAAATGTGGCATCGTCGGCCTGCCGAACGTCGGTAAATCGACCCTTTTCAACGCGCTGACCTCAACGGCAGCTGCGGCCGCTGCCAACTATCCCTTCTGCACCATCGAGCCGAACGTCGGCCAGGTGCCGGTGCCGGACGAGCGTCTTTATAAGCTTGCCGCCATCGCAGGCTCCAAGGAAATCATCCCGACCCAGCTGTCGTTCGTGGATATCGCCGGCCTCGTGCGCGGTGCCTCGAAAGGTGAAGGCCTTGGCAACCAGTTCCTCGCCAACATCCGCGAAGTGGACGCCATCGTCCATGTGCTGCGCTGCTTCGAAGACGATGACATCACCCACGTTGATGGCCGTGTTGACCCCGTGGCCGACGCCGAGACGATCGAGACCGAGCTGATGCTCGCGGACCTCGAAAGCCTTGAAGGCCGCATCAACGGCCTCACCCGCAAGGTGAAGGGCGGCGACAAGGAAGCCATCGTCACCATGGCGATGATCGAAAAGGCCATCAAGGTGCTGGAAGCCGGTGAGCCCGCCCGCAAGGTGGAACCCGCGAACGAGGACGAAGTCCGCGCGCTTGAAATGCTGCAGCTTCTGACCACCAAGCCGATCCTTTATGTATGCAACGTCGAGGAAGACGCAGCCTCCACCGGCAATGAGTTCTCCGAAAAGGTGAAAGCCATGGCGGACGCACAGGGTGCGGCGTGCGTGGTGATCTCGGCCGCAGTCGAATCCGAAATCGCCCAGCTTGATGATGAAGCCGAAAAAGCCGAATTCCTCGAGACCCTCGGCCTTGGCCAAACGGGCCTTGCCCGCGTGATCCGCGCCGGGCACGACCTCCTGCACCTCATCACCTACTTCACCGTTGGCCCGAAAGAAGCCCGCGCCTGGACCATCGAAAAAGGCACCAAGGCCCCGCAGGCAGCCGGTGTGATCCATACCGATTTCGAGAAAGGCTTCATCCGCGCCGAAACCATCGCCTATGACGATTATATCGCCCTGAACGGCGAGACGGGCGCGAAGGACGCCGGCAAGATGCGCCTTGAAGGCAAGGAATATGTGGTGAAAGACGGCGACGTCCTCCACTTCCGCTTCGCCAACTGA
- the pth gene encoding aminoacyl-tRNA hydrolase — translation MLLFVGLGNPGSEYQNHRHNIGFMAVDRIVRRHVFSPERTRFNALVSEGMIGGEKILTIKPQTFMNRSGQSVGEAMRFYKLTPADVVVFYDELDLAFAKIKVKTGGGAAGHNGIRSIDQHIGADFMRVRLGIGHPGDKSRVTGHVLGNFAKAEEDELDKLLDAVAAECGWLAKRDPVRFMTDVARHLQPPKPEKKAVAAPETAKPKADYKHEQPDGPLAAALRAFKNGDK, via the coding sequence ATGCTGCTGTTCGTCGGTCTCGGCAATCCCGGCAGCGAGTATCAGAACCACCGGCACAATATCGGTTTCATGGCGGTGGACAGGATTGTCCGCCGCCATGTTTTTTCGCCCGAACGCACCCGCTTCAACGCGCTTGTTTCGGAAGGCATGATCGGGGGCGAGAAAATCCTGACGATCAAGCCGCAAACCTTCATGAACCGCTCGGGCCAATCGGTGGGCGAAGCCATGCGCTTCTACAAGCTGACACCTGCGGACGTGGTGGTTTTCTATGACGAGCTGGACCTCGCCTTTGCCAAGATCAAGGTAAAGACGGGCGGTGGGGCCGCAGGCCACAACGGTATCCGGTCGATCGACCAGCATATCGGGGCCGACTTCATGCGCGTGCGCCTTGGCATCGGCCATCCCGGCGACAAGTCACGGGTCACCGGCCATGTGCTTGGCAATTTCGCGAAGGCGGAAGAAGACGAGCTCGACAAGCTTCTGGATGCCGTGGCTGCCGAATGCGGCTGGCTGGCAAAGCGCGACCCGGTCCGTTTCATGACCGATGTGGCGCGTCACCTGCAGCCGCCGAAGCCCGAGAAAAAAGCCGTAGCGGCGCCCGAGACGGCGAAGCCCAAGGCAGACTATAAACACGAACAACCCGACGGGCCGCTCGCGGCGGCACTCCGGGCCTTCAAGAACGGAGACAAGTGA
- a CDS encoding 50S ribosomal protein L25/general stress protein Ctc translates to MAQIVSLKAEARDRVGKGASRAARRENMVPAVIYGDKKEPESIQVALNEIVRLINRGGFMSHTYEIDVNGKKTKVLPRDLQLHPVSDVPMHIDFLRLAKGATVVVHVPVHVIGEEKSPGLKRGGTINHNRHDIDLHVPADNIPEFIEVSVEGLDIGEAAKISSVKLPKGCTPVITDRDFTIVSIVAPSGMRSAEAAAESEEEASE, encoded by the coding sequence ATGGCACAAATCGTTTCGCTGAAAGCGGAAGCTCGCGACCGGGTTGGCAAGGGAGCCTCCCGTGCAGCACGCCGCGAAAATATGGTCCCCGCCGTTATTTACGGTGACAAGAAAGAACCCGAGTCGATTCAGGTTGCCCTGAACGAGATCGTTCGTCTGATCAACCGTGGCGGCTTCATGTCGCACACCTACGAGATCGACGTGAACGGCAAGAAAACCAAGGTTCTGCCGCGCGACCTGCAGCTGCACCCCGTTTCGGACGTCCCGATGCATATCGACTTCCTGCGTCTCGCCAAAGGCGCGACCGTCGTTGTTCACGTGCCCGTGCATGTGATCGGCGAAGAGAAGTCGCCGGGCCTGAAGCGTGGCGGCACCATCAACCACAACCGTCACGACATCGACCTCCATGTTCCGGCTGACAATATCCCGGAATTCATCGAAGTGTCGGTTGAAGGCCTCGACATCGGCGAAGCCGCGAAGATATCGTCCGTGAAGCTGCCGAAAGGCTGCACCCCGGTCATTACCGACCGCGACTTCACCATCGTTTCGATCGTGGCACCGAGCGGCATGCGCTCGGCTGAAGCTGCGGCTGAAAGCGAAGAAGAAGCCAGCGAGTAA
- a CDS encoding CPBP family intramembrane glutamic endopeptidase, with translation MENNSPGSQSLPRATGHFDIGALLDLIIILAVLVTVKWALSPHTQLFAGAGSTTSAMIVGTLLLRRRGLRWADLGFRRPESWLKTLGLAVLVFGIYIVALSAMQGVADHFFEDVGTSGRFDHVEGNLVAYLILMGVIWTHAAFFEELIYRAFFINRLGTALGGSRVALLVAVVLSGSFFGYRHLVYQGMHGALMTGAVGVAFGLVYLWFGRRNMWPLIIAHGAVDTIGITARFLGMMDD, from the coding sequence ATGGAAAACAATAGCCCCGGCAGCCAGTCGCTGCCCCGGGCGACCGGTCATTTCGATATCGGCGCCCTTCTTGATCTCATCATCATCCTGGCGGTGCTTGTCACCGTAAAATGGGCGCTCAGTCCGCATACCCAGCTTTTTGCAGGGGCTGGCTCCACCACATCGGCCATGATCGTGGGGACGCTGCTGTTGCGGCGGCGCGGGCTCCGCTGGGCCGATCTCGGCTTCCGGCGCCCGGAAAGCTGGTTGAAGACGCTGGGGCTCGCCGTGCTGGTTTTCGGCATCTATATCGTGGCGCTCAGCGCCATGCAGGGGGTGGCCGACCATTTCTTTGAGGATGTAGGCACCAGCGGCCGGTTCGATCACGTGGAAGGCAACCTTGTTGCCTATCTGATCCTCATGGGTGTCATCTGGACCCATGCTGCCTTTTTCGAGGAACTGATCTACCGGGCCTTTTTCATCAACCGACTGGGGACCGCCCTTGGCGGCAGCCGCGTGGCACTCCTTGTTGCAGTCGTTCTTTCCGGCTCCTTCTTCGGATACCGGCATCTTGTGTACCAGGGCATGCACGGCGCCCTGATGACTGGCGCGGTCGGGGTCGCCTTCGGGCTCGTTTACCTCTGGTTCGGACGGCGCAATATGTGGCCGCTGATCATCGCGCACGGCGCGGTCGATACAATCGGTATCACAGCCCGTTTCCTCGGGATGATGGACGACTGA
- a CDS encoding ribose-phosphate pyrophosphokinase — protein sequence MKILTGNANPELAEAIAAYLNMPLTKAAIRRFSDQEVFVEIHENVRGEDVFVIQPTSYPTNDHIMELLVSIDALKRASARRITAVIPYFGYARQDRKPGPRTPISAKLVANLITTAGADRVLTMDLHAGQIQGFFDIPTDNLYAMPVLVRDLKEKYKGKQTMIVSPDVGGVVRARAYAKRLDAPIAIIDKRRERAGVSEVMHIVGEVEGYHCVLVDDIVDSAGTLCNAAKALADAGAVSVSAYVAHGVLSGPALDRIAASTMDELVITDSIRPSDGVKVHDKIRVVTVAPLLAEAMNRIAHETSVSSLFD from the coding sequence ATGAAGATCCTGACCGGAAACGCCAACCCCGAACTTGCGGAGGCGATTGCGGCCTATCTGAACATGCCATTGACGAAGGCGGCGATCCGTCGCTTCTCCGATCAGGAAGTGTTTGTAGAGATTCATGAAAACGTCCGGGGCGAGGATGTTTTCGTCATCCAGCCGACGAGCTACCCGACGAACGACCATATCATGGAGCTGCTTGTCTCCATCGACGCCCTGAAGCGCGCAAGTGCCCGCCGCATCACCGCCGTGATCCCCTACTTCGGCTATGCCCGGCAAGACCGCAAGCCCGGCCCCCGCACCCCGATTTCGGCCAAGCTCGTTGCCAACCTCATCACCACCGCGGGCGCTGACCGCGTGCTGACGATGGACCTGCACGCCGGCCAGATCCAGGGCTTCTTCGATATCCCGACGGATAACCTTTACGCGATGCCGGTTCTGGTGCGCGACCTGAAGGAAAAATACAAAGGCAAGCAAACGATGATCGTATCGCCCGACGTTGGCGGTGTGGTCCGTGCGCGCGCCTATGCAAAACGCCTTGATGCCCCAATCGCCATCATCGACAAACGCCGCGAACGCGCCGGTGTATCGGAAGTGATGCATATTGTGGGTGAGGTCGAAGGCTATCACTGCGTGCTCGTCGACGACATCGTCGACAGCGCCGGCACCCTTTGCAACGCCGCCAAGGCACTGGCCGACGCCGGTGCGGTATCGGTTTCGGCCTATGTCGCCCACGGCGTACTTTCGGGCCCCGCGCTCGACCGCATCGCCGCCAGCACGATGGACGAACTGGTGATCACCGATTCGATCCGCCCGAGCGACGGTGTGAAAGTCCACGACAAGATCCGCGTTGTGACCGTGGCGCCGCTTCTGGCGGAAGCGATGAATCGTATCGCCCACGAAACGAGTGTGTCGAGCCTGTTCGACTAA
- a CDS encoding polyphenol oxidase family protein, with product MSTQPDRSILSSPHGFFSRRGGVSEGVFAGLNCGLGSGDDRALVAENRRRVAATLSGSADTPVVSTYQVHGAHCIRVTTPWGDDRPDGDAMVTNVPGLILGILTADCGPVLFEDLDAGVIGAAHAGWKGAVGGVMEATLDAMEALGARRSSIKAALGPCIHAASYEVTLPFRDACDKADTATGAFFLPGKDTDHLQFDLPGYILARLDRLGVSAGFVDIDTYPSADHYSFRRTTHRAESDYGRQISAIMLPRP from the coding sequence ATGAGCACCCAGCCAGACCGTTCGATCCTTTCCTCCCCCCACGGCTTTTTCAGCCGCCGGGGCGGTGTGTCTGAAGGGGTATTTGCGGGCCTGAATTGCGGGCTGGGCTCGGGCGACGACCGGGCGCTGGTAGCGGAAAACCGGCGCAGGGTGGCAGCAACGCTTTCCGGCAGCGCCGACACGCCGGTGGTCAGCACCTATCAGGTGCACGGCGCCCATTGCATCAGGGTGACGACGCCTTGGGGCGACGACCGGCCGGACGGCGACGCCATGGTGACGAATGTACCGGGGCTGATCCTTGGCATCCTCACGGCGGACTGCGGCCCCGTATTGTTCGAGGACTTGGATGCCGGTGTCATCGGTGCCGCCCACGCCGGATGGAAGGGTGCCGTCGGCGGTGTGATGGAAGCCACACTCGACGCCATGGAGGCGCTGGGCGCCCGCCGCAGCAGTATCAAGGCCGCGCTCGGGCCCTGCATTCATGCCGCAAGCTACGAGGTCACCCTGCCCTTCCGCGACGCTTGCGACAAAGCAGATACTGCTACGGGTGCCTTCTTCCTGCCCGGCAAGGATACGGATCATCTGCAGTTCGACCTGCCGGGCTATATCCTCGCGCGGCTCGACCGCCTTGGCGTGAGTGCCGGCTTTGTGGATATCGATACTTACCCGAGCGCCGACCATTATTCCTTCCGCCGCACAACCCACAGGGCTGAGTCGGACTACGGACGGCAGATATCGGCCATCATGTTGCCCCGTCCCTGA
- a CDS encoding class I SAM-dependent methyltransferase — MTALKAELVSRIRTLGPMTLADYMAACLMHPVHGYYQKERVFGADGDFITAPEVSQMFGEMIGLWLADRWIALGRPAAISLVELGPGRGTLMADILRTAARVPGFRAAASIHFVEASRQLRALQAEKVPDAIWHDDILTLPGGAPLLIIANEFFDALPIHQFERTGSIWRERLVGEDGGRLGFVPGPASPMAGLIHPAVTASAEDGAIAEVCPMGVSVMGTLSAMIAEQGGAFLALDYGYAASAAGDTFQALKAHAYTDPFAEPGAADLTAHVDFAALARAAEEKGAAASRITDQGAFLMALGIGARAEALAASGDPARILADLKRLTAPDEMGTLFKALAVQSPDLTPPPGF, encoded by the coding sequence ATGACTGCCCTGAAGGCCGAGCTTGTATCGCGTATTCGCACGCTCGGCCCCATGACGCTTGCCGACTATATGGCGGCGTGTCTGATGCATCCCGTGCATGGCTATTATCAGAAGGAACGGGTGTTTGGCGCCGACGGCGACTTCATCACGGCGCCCGAGGTCAGCCAGATGTTTGGCGAGATGATCGGTCTGTGGCTCGCTGATCGCTGGATCGCGCTCGGGCGCCCTGCCGCCATCAGCCTTGTGGAACTTGGCCCCGGCCGCGGCACCCTGATGGCCGATATCCTGCGCACCGCCGCCCGTGTACCGGGCTTCCGGGCGGCAGCAAGCATCCACTTCGTTGAAGCAAGCCGCCAGCTGCGCGCCCTGCAGGCCGAAAAGGTGCCGGACGCTATATGGCATGACGATATCCTCACCCTGCCGGGCGGTGCGCCGCTCCTGATCATCGCCAACGAGTTTTTTGATGCGCTGCCGATCCACCAGTTCGAACGCACGGGCAGCATCTGGCGCGAGCGGTTGGTGGGCGAAGACGGGGGCAGGCTCGGTTTCGTGCCGGGCCCGGCGAGCCCGATGGCGGGCCTGATCCATCCCGCCGTCACGGCAAGCGCCGAGGACGGCGCCATTGCTGAGGTCTGCCCGATGGGCGTGAGCGTCATGGGCACACTTTCCGCCATGATCGCCGAACAGGGCGGCGCATTCCTCGCACTCGATTATGGCTATGCCGCAAGTGCGGCGGGCGACACCTTTCAGGCCCTGAAGGCGCACGCCTACACCGACCCCTTCGCGGAGCCGGGAGCCGCTGACCTGACCGCCCATGTCGATTTCGCCGCCCTCGCCCGCGCGGCGGAGGAAAAGGGCGCCGCCGCCAGCCGCATCACTGACCAAGGCGCCTTCCTGATGGCCCTCGGCATCGGGGCCCGCGCCGAGGCACTGGCGGCGAGCGGCGATCCCGCCCGCATCCTTGCCGACCTGAAGCGCCTGACGGCCCCCGACGAGATGGGCACCCTGTTCAAGGCCCTTGCCGTGCAGTCCCCGGACCTGACCCCGCCCCCGGGTTTTTGA
- the lgt gene encoding prolipoprotein diacylglyceryl transferase, with protein sequence MLDLIGIGLIAFPEIDPILVEIGPLAIRWYSLAYIAGLVFGWWYLRRLMARPGAPMSPTHVDDFLTWATIGVIAGGRLGYVLFYNLPKFMADPMAILRLWDGGMSFHGGLIGVCLAVVFFSKRHRIEMMKMADLMAIVAPLGLLTGRLANFINGELWGRTTDVSWAMIFPDDPTGLPRHPSQLYEAALEGLVLFIILQILFHKTRLPKDKPGVIAGCFFIGYSFARMTVEFFREPDAHIGLVDGISRGQMLSAPMLVFAGWLIWMGVTYKKRKGGQA encoded by the coding sequence ATGCTGGACCTTATCGGCATCGGCCTTATCGCCTTCCCGGAAATCGACCCCATCCTTGTTGAAATCGGCCCGCTGGCCATCCGCTGGTATTCGCTCGCCTATATTGCCGGGCTGGTGTTCGGCTGGTGGTATCTCAGGCGGCTGATGGCGAGGCCCGGCGCGCCGATGTCACCCACCCATGTGGATGATTTCCTCACCTGGGCCACGATCGGCGTGATCGCCGGCGGGCGGCTTGGCTATGTGCTTTTCTATAACCTGCCGAAATTCATGGCCGACCCCATGGCCATCCTGCGGCTGTGGGATGGCGGCATGTCGTTCCACGGCGGGCTGATCGGCGTTTGCCTGGCAGTTGTTTTCTTTTCGAAACGGCACCGTATCGAAATGATGAAGATGGCGGACCTGATGGCGATCGTTGCCCCCCTTGGCCTGCTCACCGGGCGGCTTGCAAACTTCATCAATGGCGAGCTCTGGGGCCGCACGACCGATGTTTCATGGGCGATGATCTTCCCCGACGACCCGACCGGCCTGCCTCGCCACCCGAGCCAGCTTTATGAAGCCGCCCTCGAGGGCCTCGTGCTCTTCATCATCCTGCAGATCCTGTTCCACAAGACGCGCCTGCCGAAAGACAAACCAGGCGTGATCGCCGGCTGCTTCTTCATCGGCTATTCCTTCGCCCGCATGACGGTTGAATTCTTCCGCGAGCCCGACGCCCATATCGGCCTTGTGGACGGCATCTCGCGCGGCCAGATGCTGTCGGCCCCCATGCTGGTCTTCGCCGGCTGGCTGATCTGGATGGGCGTGACCTACAAGAAGCGCAAGGGTGGACAGGCCTGA
- a CDS encoding accessory factor UbiK family protein, translating to MQTTSKFFDDFARLATGAAGAMHSVRGEMEEAFRAWLDRQLAGLDLVTREEFDAVREMAEKARAENEDLRAEIELLKKKRTTAAKKTA from the coding sequence ATGCAAACGACCAGCAAATTTTTCGACGATTTCGCCCGTCTCGCGACCGGGGCGGCTGGTGCCATGCACAGCGTGCGCGGCGAGATGGAAGAAGCCTTCCGCGCCTGGCTCGACCGGCAGCTGGCCGGCCTTGATCTTGTCACCCGTGAGGAATTCGACGCGGTGCGCGAGATGGCTGAAAAAGCCCGTGCCGAAAACGAAGACCTCCGCGCCGAAATCGAACTTCTGAAGAAAAAGCGCACGACGGCGGCCAAAAAGACCGCCTGA
- a CDS encoding YbjN domain-containing protein, producing MTTLNTEHSEVILHNPVDIVEELAAANDWAYERQGDDELTLFISAQYTDLQMRIYWRDDFKTLQFACIFDLKVPPVRQRDVYQTIGRINERLWIGHFEFWAEEEALLYRHASLANDPLIGAIGEEHIATIIETAVGECDRFYPVFQFVMWGGQTPDQAIESAMLECAGTA from the coding sequence ATGACGACACTCAATACAGAACACTCCGAAGTCATTCTCCACAATCCTGTCGACATCGTCGAAGAATTGGCAGCTGCTAATGACTGGGCTTACGAGCGCCAGGGCGATGACGAACTGACCCTGTTCATTTCGGCACAATATACCGATTTGCAGATGCGCATTTACTGGCGCGACGATTTCAAGACACTGCAGTTTGCCTGCATTTTCGACCTGAAGGTGCCGCCTGTGCGGCAACGCGACGTATACCAGACAATCGGGCGCATCAACGAACGCCTGTGGATCGGCCATTTCGAATTCTGGGCCGAGGAGGAAGCGCTTCTTTACCGGCACGCCAGCCTTGCCAATGATCCGCTGATCGGCGCGATCGGCGAGGAGCATATCGCCACCATCATCGAAACGGCCGTCGGCGAGTGCGACCGTTTCTATCCGGTGTTCCAGTTTGTGATGTGGGGCGGGCAGACGCCCGACCAGGCGATTGAATCAGCCATGCTGGAGTGTGCCGGCACGGCTTGA